The Clostridium sporogenes region GATATGTAATTTATCATTATAATAAAAACATTTCTTTATATAGAGTGAATTAACAATGTTTTACAGCAGAAATATTTCTTGAAATATAGACGTTCAATAATATTTTTAAGGAAAAATATACAAATTTGTTGGGAAATATATATATAAATTACTATTTTTTTATTGTATTTTGGTATAGTTTTTGCATCTATGTATAAGTAATTAAAAATATTTATATTAAAGAAAAGGAGGAATAAATATTAATTTAATAATAAAATCTCTAGAAACTTAATAGATATTAAAGAAAAAATAGGAATCAATAAAATAAGGGAGGGACTTATTTTTTTAATATTAAACCTAAAAATTTTTTAGGTTTTAATTTTAAAGATAAGGGTGCTATGAGTGGTTTAATAAAGTTTGGAACAATTATAAATATTATAGGTGGAGTTTTAGTATTATATTCTTTCCTACCACAAATCTATACTATATTAAAAACAAAAAATCCAGGAAACAATAGTATACAATACTGGATAGTAATGACTTTTGGAATATCTTGTATATGTATAAATCAATTTATATGTGAAGTTCCAAAGGTGCAATTAATTATCCAATCTATAAATGTTGTATTTGCTATTTTAACTACTGCATTAATAATTTATTTTAGTGTAAAGAAAAAAGCATAAAGTAATTTAATAGATTTGATGATAGGAGATGTTAATTATGACTAATTTGCATTTTTGGGGGAATATTGCTCAAGCTTTGGGAAGCTTTACTTTAATATATTCATTTTTTCCACAAATATATAAGTTATTAAAATTAAAAAATTCAGAGGGGATAAGCCTCCAATATTGGACTATATTAACAGTAGGAGTTGCATGTATAGCAATAAATTTAACTATAAATAAAGTGAACATATTTATACAGATAACTCAATGGTTAAATGTAGTTTTAGCATTAATAGTTTTGCTTATATCTAGTAAATATAAAAGAGAAGTAAAAGAAAAAAAGAAATTATAAAATAAATAATATATGTAGTTATTATAGGAAATAAAGTGTTAAAGGGGGGAACTATATATGGAAGATTCTTATGATTTAATTGGAAAAAGCGTAAATAGGGTAGATGCGGTAGCTAAAGTTACAGGTAAAGCTAAGTATTGTTCAGATTATTTTGAACCTGACTCACTTGTAGGAATGGTTTTAAGAAGTCCTTATGCCCATGCAAAAGTAAAAAATATAGACACTAAAGAAGCTGAAAATTTAGAAGGTGTTGAAGCTGTATTAACATATAAAAATGTACCAAATACAAAGTTCCCTACGGCAGGGCATCCATATTCATTAGATCCAAGTCATAGAGATATAGAAGATTATTCATTACTTACAGATAAAGCACGTTTTGTTGGAGATGCAGTTGCAGCAGTTGTTGCAAATGATGAACTTATAGCTAAAAAAGCTTTAAAATTAATAAAAGTAGAATATGAAATTTTACCTTTTGTAATGGATCAAGAAGAAGCAATAAAAGAGGGGGCTCCTGTTATTCATGATGAAAGACCTAATAATATAGTTAGTGATTTTGGTATAACAGTGGGAGATCCAGATGAAGTATTTAAAAATGCAGATAAAATTTATAAAGGCCAATATGAAACTCAAATAGTACAACATTGTCAAATGGAAACTCATAATGCTATGGCAAAGATTGATGAGAAAGGTAGAATGCTTATTATTACATCAACACAGATACCACATATTGTACGAAGGATAGTTTCAAAAGCTTGTAATTTACCAATTGGGAGAATAAGGGTAATAAAGCCTTATGTTGGTGGAGGCTTTGGAGGAAAACAGGATGTTATAATAGAGCCACTTACAGCTATAATGTCTCTTGCAGTTAATGGAAGATGTGTAAGACTACAATTAAGTAGAGAAGAGGCAATTGTTTCAACTAGAACAAGACATGCAATGCGAGTAAATATTAAAATGGCTTTATCAAAAAATAATAAAATAGAAGGTTATGATATAGAGAACTTCGTAAATAATGGAGCTTATGCATCCCATGGACATTCAATTGCTATGAGTGCAGGAAGTAAAATTAGACCTCTTTATGATATAAAGGCAGAAAAATATCGTCCAAAAACTATATATACTAACCTTCCAGTTGCAGGTGCAATGAGAGCATATGGTATACCACAAATGTGTTTTGTTATAGAATCTATGGTTGATGATATATGTGAGGATTTAAATATAGACCCTGTAGATTTTAGAATTAATAGTTTTATAAAAAAGGGTCATATAGACAATGCATCAGGACTTGTAGTTAGAACCTTTGGATTACCAGAATGTTTAAAAAGAGGTAGAGAATTAATAGATTGGGACAGAAAAAGACAATTATATAAAAATCAAAATGGTTCTATAAGAAAAGGTGTTGGAATGGCTTGCTTTAGCTATTTTTCAGGAACTTGGCCAGTATCACTTGAGGCAGCAGGAGCAAGAATAGTAATGAATCAAGATGGCTCAGTTCAAGTTCAAGTAGGGGCTACAGAAATAGGACAGGGTAGTGATACGGTATTTAGTCAAATGGCAGCAGAAACTATTGGAATACCATTTGATATGGTAACAATAGTATCTCAGCAAGATACAGATATTACTCCATTTGATACGGGTTCTTATGCATCAAGACAATCTTTTATAGCAGGTCAAGCTATAAAAAAAGCAGCAATAGAAGTAAAAAGAAAGGTTCTAGAAATTGCTAGTGATAAGTGTGGATTAGATGCAGAACTTTTAGATATTGTAGATGCAAAGATAATAGAAAAAGGATTAAGAAGAGAAATTTATACTTTAGAAGAAATTGCACTAGAAGCATATTACAACAGAGAAAAATATGCACCTATAACAAGTGATTTAACTGTAAAGGTTAAAAATAATGCTATAGCTTATGGGGCAACCTTTGTAGAAGTTGAAGTTGATATAAAAACAGGAAAAATAAAAGTTTTAGATATTTATAACGTACATGATTCAGGAAAAATTTTAAACAAAAAGTTAGCAGAAGGACAAGTACACGGTGGTGTTAGTATGGCCTTAGGATTTGCCTTATCAGAAAAATTTATAATAGATGAAAAAACAGGATCTATAATAAATAATAATCTTTTACATTATAAGCTTCAAACTATTATGGATACTCCAAATATAAAATGTGAATTTGTAAATACTTATGATCCAACATCTAGTTATGGACAAAAATCTTTAGGTGAAAATACAACAATTTCTCCAGCACCAGCTATACGTAATGCTGTATTAAATGCAACAGGAGTAGCATTTAACAAATTGCCAATGGATGCTCAAACTGTTTTTGAAAAATTTAGAAAGGTTGGACTTATATAGGAGGCGGAATAATATGTATGACATAAATGAAATCTTAGAACCTAAAACATTAGAGGAGGC contains the following coding sequences:
- the xdhA gene encoding xanthine dehydrogenase molybdenum-binding subunit XdhA, producing the protein MEDSYDLIGKSVNRVDAVAKVTGKAKYCSDYFEPDSLVGMVLRSPYAHAKVKNIDTKEAENLEGVEAVLTYKNVPNTKFPTAGHPYSLDPSHRDIEDYSLLTDKARFVGDAVAAVVANDELIAKKALKLIKVEYEILPFVMDQEEAIKEGAPVIHDERPNNIVSDFGITVGDPDEVFKNADKIYKGQYETQIVQHCQMETHNAMAKIDEKGRMLIITSTQIPHIVRRIVSKACNLPIGRIRVIKPYVGGGFGGKQDVIIEPLTAIMSLAVNGRCVRLQLSREEAIVSTRTRHAMRVNIKMALSKNNKIEGYDIENFVNNGAYASHGHSIAMSAGSKIRPLYDIKAEKYRPKTIYTNLPVAGAMRAYGIPQMCFVIESMVDDICEDLNIDPVDFRINSFIKKGHIDNASGLVVRTFGLPECLKRGRELIDWDRKRQLYKNQNGSIRKGVGMACFSYFSGTWPVSLEAAGARIVMNQDGSVQVQVGATEIGQGSDTVFSQMAAETIGIPFDMVTIVSQQDTDITPFDTGSYASRQSFIAGQAIKKAAIEVKRKVLEIASDKCGLDAELLDIVDAKIIEKGLRREIYTLEEIALEAYYNREKYAPITSDLTVKVKNNAIAYGATFVEVEVDIKTGKIKVLDIYNVHDSGKILNKKLAEGQVHGGVSMALGFALSEKFIIDEKTGSIINNNLLHYKLQTIMDTPNIKCEFVNTYDPTSSYGQKSLGENTTISPAPAIRNAVLNATGVAFNKLPMDAQTVFEKFRKVGLI
- a CDS encoding PQ-loop domain-containing transporter; protein product: MTNLHFWGNIAQALGSFTLIYSFFPQIYKLLKLKNSEGISLQYWTILTVGVACIAINLTINKVNIFIQITQWLNVVLALIVLLISSKYKREVKEKKKL